From Tachypleus tridentatus isolate NWPU-2018 chromosome 8, ASM421037v1, whole genome shotgun sequence, a single genomic window includes:
- the LOC143222359 gene encoding uncharacterized protein LOC143222359 codes for MYKSLFDKMESSGGTHENSDLSSEERKHVIYMKHENPSIHEATSSEVSESHVQGQLVGYLEVEDSDINSDENIICLPRQIEIDGEHVILTHDEHSGEIIVVVNTAEEDIQSQRMHSGDVMLGGEQDNFSEGHSVGCDEHSMESEYMFQLGGSVEAPECSIACSKTPGTFIDNQNVIECHDDINDISKPVIEHIDSLTIANNKESFTKEHLNDALSSNLKNNSEKKRGSCSSSAALDLSSINAETNLSSEDGPVRESEDLCDWVTKSIVSKCENKSVPYSVQEQEFIQSESCSNYEQELHTNDNFVSSLIVTCDTAGVDNLIYSNQAATEDKCTQQERSEPLDIIVDDTSKKCSESELKEHHKVSSTENKLTLFCCENETSNISEQETESKKDLPVDESYRGKKDISPSSSEQVFLTTENRITDTVKSGTDKCNQYRSTNVITFAHSSQNNIHENDNSKLNKETVVYQSSPFLKLRGKDEISSDVEQITPHNSEESESVMDKIGATVSDKGVYLKQTSTEKDCNSNIMYGETISKREDSMSETSTDLVCDSKSVNTHFDAEKRMFSDWLIVTETSEVREGRTGLVDNVCSYTPFNILDEEHETGKTGDAEYKDEEIRKATSTETEDLVKESIEIGEKVKELEIDSQFVVHTIENVEDKLSENQVFKLKTNVSKTEDKFNVKENYEAVRSAGEKQIYESAKLTENENSKTSNRTEGENYGEFCAGRMQSFDKNVRTFSYSNKITVEETSESIEAEQKDNENMVIKEGVVSEVDDQARENISKQGGRGPDIFEKLEDNYLILEKQSATVIKENYTPEKYIESNRSISEEHESTEVENIQGDTVPVQNFGIGGKIENNVKCVKKQDVRTESHRSEEIAENMSNVEQKISDKMASNIENKTDVRGNMEFSEKRLVENIESTLEDNSITEEQSMTGNSLKSAKTNEELVERMEYIMINRCNVEMEENLKDMTSIKGFKTTEEQSGNKILENSDQNATLLDTTNRENSDQDATLLDTTNGVSETDRMRICQNEKCLEKELLRTFSENSKYSEDQVGMSLNTKNSAVIQGTTTTTNLAAVTVLQSLEGGTNIKKGNTDKLCETQESEEVESDKNVSRTSLIDVQFSSKFSEEGESSQSIITSENRTLILKRDKTDDAKDIQFDTTKEIWLPAKISDNLTDSRNFLVESTMKEQSLDNASENLEQSWSEISEGNLSDRTVLTTGIKEQESVAEISQGLENEKHFQNAPLVQEQYGTEICEYTEDVKNVQTQEKYYVTPELDGVENTSVEITSSNRQSVSGIRETSQYIWTYPNTQTTLKQLVPEVSSYLKDDRNVETSPKEKQFVKILSEDTQSYKFQSSLTVQQLEIDESITSASTAEQSMIEMSENNKVDGSIEVAEPTEKQFVYDISENLEYDKVVGKAPTKEQSMIEMSENNKVDGSVEVAEPTEKQFVYDISENLEYDEIVGKAPTKEQSMIEMSEDNKVDGSIEVAEPTEKQCVYDISENLEYDKVVGKASTKEQSMIEMSENNKVMDSVEVVEPTEKQFVYDISENLEYDEIVGKASTEEQSMIEMSEDNKVDRSIEVAEPTEKQSVNDISENLEYDEIVGKAPTKEQSMIEMSEDNKVDGSIEVAEPTETQSVNHISENLEYDEIVSSASTEEQSMIEMSEDNKVGRSVEVTEPTEKQSVNDISENLEYDKIVGSASTEEQSMIEMSEDNKVCISVEVTEPTEKQSVNDMSENLEYDEIVSSASTEEQSMIEMSEDNKVGRSVEVTEPTEEQSANDMSENVEDDEIANDASAEEQSMIQMSEDNEVGRSVEVTEPTEKQSVNDVSENLEYDEIVGSASTEEQSMIEMSEDKNVCKSIECAEPTEKQSVNDISENLEYDNIVSSASTAEQSMIEISEDNKVCRSVKIDEPMEKQSVSDVSQSMEYGSSVKSSPTIQEQFVADVSENIVVGKSVQITPIKTKQFVNDKASNLEYCWSIQRTLKTQDQFMGEISKESFNDKSVEIEIKLKHSEHEKNVQVTTEPEEVDNGVCAAKTVKVPESLENVESVQNVKIMQQFQKETSQNIIQNTRSSKDTPDSSSSVTESQVIHLVADDTHDVSASGEECVNDSSFLYNTSRKIISNNSESLTPKIKKAFQKIIHSPTKSVACSSETEKHQQVQVNLTLMKSKISNKLVFESLLEEASLEKKQLLKQKEEYSSGNKTGDNHATVSKEPDNARNIRVTNKDEVILGVHTASPISKSNKETQSKVLNIQEERRLPSDHGLQKDKSVADDVKKSEGSTNKYERKLGLWEKKPLLGATRFRPTIINIVVPEQKTTRKNVEKNQSAIETRPWHNFQEKKCHSYLQTYDRRNTKQRNLTQDIERGKRQQKEILTRNKKPRILESKIVDNEMEPAKRRSSSRILGADQNYAASSEPKHSSVIISEEDEHEKSVTVPIVETLQVSKIVYNEMEPAKRRSSSRILGADQNYAASSEPKHSSVIISEEDEHEKSVTVPIVETLQVSKIVYNEMEPAKRRSSSRILGADQNYAASSEPKHSSVIISEEDEHEKSVTVPVVETLQVSKVVTRENSVSETKADSSVITRNKIKGRQPKFKEICNCTTDKTSNPKEVCVTEELKADETCSRGKGNKRNLPNTQQSRGFSTVKTTDENTNNVPVGALTLIKRQRLSVDGINNRVAVSKVKTRSASSSPCNKRKVLETLDGKAKRHLTVSRPLRVRPVQSSQVKEPRAIHKIGTRNSKLEDKEEKLENLFRLNETQKTIPLRSRLSQKEAEQEAPELGTNDQVKPVLLRSQRLKEKKTKQKRMTEETVQQAKKEKHFQKKKDRDSKEEINNLKKRTKTELGNEEKKVAPENAFISDTLKDERNDVSEITVSSDLVTSSKDFQQDLVVDIDNKSESKTRCRRRPNFLSREGITKKNSPHVKRIISSTLKRPNSSSETQIHQRSLSVGQCTYEIYDKFSESERQHKRAKTEPLGDIKEISGLIGKTTLRQPKNWDLRIRCQRSPDKVTSTASLCCFQCGFVTSRIENLIYHHKEQCPKAVGNNPWDLGQEAVRTKLQDRFGASRLDSQKGPSGNKLDTSSHVATFTKKSKLPNVKDAKSSVDEDRSLLTKQGPRESYSTRSFNKRKEEICKEVTIKNKVDKKVGQNRSEDRTNTDEDLLLSGSDDDDGGDVNSSIKNAFGFDKDDVVWVVLKDLWWPAVVHKVDPKLKKVSVKFIGNPEGKKGSKTDISMVVTFNDAKMNKKFLSLPTSSEESVNLVKAVQKAEDFLRKRCLGIKVNAAQFFGFMDRDFFDSLSESESDSCNLLEAEVVKRQRKFSESSSFLIEDPTTGLTNTQISEDIEVSSSKREKKEEVIKLLRCIKSGRVENHLLGVYSGSIASQRHTNFHSEVPSERNQLQHSSWFSPFEEEDQQEEIYDYCLQLFKSNFDPVSSFDTVAYMFEVWIPEAIIKAISRERGTSLHEAEIAFENWTSLD; via the exons ataaatcattatttgacaAAATGGAATCTAGTGGAGGTACACATGAGAATTCTGATTTATCAAGTGAAGAGAGAAAACATGTGATATATATGAAACATGAAAATCCTTCTATCCACGAAGCTACATCCAGTGAAGTTTCTGAAAGCCATGTTCAAGGTCAACTTGTTGGTTATTTAGAAGTTGAAGACAGTGACATTAATtctgatgaaaatattatatgtttgcCTCGGCAGATAGAAATCGACGGGGAGCATGTTATTTTGACTCACGACGAGCACAGTGGTGAGATTATAGTTGTCGTCAATACAGCGGAAGAAGACATTCAGTCTCAGAGAATGCATTCAGGAGATGTAATGCTTGGTGGTGAGCAAGATAATTTTTCAGAAGGTCATTCAGTAGGCTGTGATGAGCACTCTATGGAAAGTGAATACATGTTTCAGCTTGGTGGAAGTGTAGAAGCCCCTGAGTGTAGTATTGCTTGTTCTAAAACACCTGGTACCTTCATAGATAATCAAAATGTGATTGAATGTCATGATGACATTAATGATATCAGCAAACCTGTTATTGAACACATAGATAGCCTAACTATTgccaacaacaaagaaagttttactAAAGAACACCTCAATGATGCTTTATcaagtaatttgaaaaataattcagaaaaaaagAGAGGTAGTTGTTCCAGCTCAGCTGCTTTAGATTTGTCATCCATTAATGCTGAAACTAATTTATCTTCTGAAGATGGACCTGTAAGAGAAAGTGAAGACTTGTGTGATTGGGTTACAAAATCTATAGTGTCTAAATGTGAAAACAAATCAGTGCCTTATTCTGTTCAAGAACAGGAATTCATCCAGTCTGAAAGCTGTTCAAATTATGAACAAGAATTACatacaaatgataattttgtatcaAGTTTAATAGTTACGTGTGATACAGCAGGTGTGGATAACTTAATTTACTCTAACCAAGCAGCAACTGAGGATAAGTGTACACAGCAAGAACGGTCTGAACCATTAGATATTATAGTTGATGATACGAGCAAAAAATGTTCTGAGAGTGAATTAAAAGAACATCACAAAGTATCATCAACTGAAAACAAACTGACTTTGTTTTGCTGTGAAAACGAAACTTCTAATATAAGTGAACAAGAAACTGAGAGCAAAAAAGATTTGCCAGTTGATGAATCTTATAGGGGAAAAAAAGATATTTCTCCATCATCAAGTGAACAAGTTTTCCTAACAACCGAAAATAGAATTACCGATACAGTTAAAAGTGGCACAGATAAATGTAATCAGTATAGGAGTACAAATGTAATCACATTTGCTCACTCATCACAGAATAACATTCATGAGAATGACAATTCAAAGCTCAATAAAGAGACTGTGGTTTATCAGAGTAGCCCTTTTTTAAAATTACGTGGAAAAGATGAAATATCTTCAGACGTTGAACAAATAACACCTCATAATTCAGAAGAAAGTGAATCTGTTATGGATAAAATTGGTGCTACAGTCTCAGACAAAGgggtttatttaaaacaaacttcaacAGAAAAGGATTGTAACTCTAACATTATGTATGGAGAAACAATATCAAAGAGAGAGGACAGTATGAGTGAGACAAGTACTGATCTTGTATGTGATAGTAAAAGTGTGAATACACATTTTGATGCAGAAAAAAGAATGTTTTCTGATTGGCTTATAGTCACAGAGACCTCAGAGGTGAGAGAAGGAAGAACTGGTTTAGTAGATAATGTTTGTAGTTACACCCCGTTTAATATTTTGGATGAAGAGCATGAAACAGGTAAAACAGGAGATGCAGAATATAAAGATGAAGAAATTAGGAAAGCCACTTCAACGGAAACAGAGGACTTAGTAAAAGAAAGTATTGAAATTGGTGAGAAAGTAAAAGAATTGGAAATAGACAGTCAGTTTGTCGTTCATACAATAGAAAATGTTGAAGACAAACTCAGTGAAAATCAGGTATTCAAGTTGAAAACAAATGTGAGTAAAACAGAAGACAAAtttaatgtaaaagaaaactATGAGGCTGTAAGGTCAGCAGGAGAGAAACAAATTTATGAATCAGCTAAATTAACCGAAAATGAAAATTCTAAGACATCCAATAGGACTGAGGGTGAGAATTACGGAGAATTTTGTGCAGGAAGAATGCAAAGCTTTGATAAAAATGTCAGAACTTTTTCATACTCGAATAAGATTACTGTAGAAGAAACTTCAGAAAGTATTGAAGCAGAACAAAAGGACAATGAAAATATGGTTATTAAAGAAGGCGTAGTGAGTGAAGTAGATGATCAGGCTAGAGAAAATATTAGTAAACAAGGTGGTAGGGGACCAGATATCTTTGAAAAATTGgaagacaattatttaattttagagAAACAGTCTGCTACTGTGATAAAGGAAAATTATACAcctgaaaaatatattgaaagtaaTAGATCCATCTCGGAAGAACATGAGAGCACGGAAGTTGAAAATATACAGGGTGACACTGTACCAGTACAAAATTTTGGAATTGGAGGGAAgatagaaaataatgtaaaatgtgtaaaaaaacagGATGTGAGAACTGAATCTCACAGAAGTGAAGAAATAGCAGAAAATATGTCAAATGTGGAACAGAAAATATCTGATAAAATGGCTtcgaatattgaaaataaaactgatgtgAGAGGAAACATGGAGTTCTCAGAAAAACGACTTGTAGAAAATATTGAAAGTACTCTTGAAGATAATTCTATCACAGAAGAACAGAGCATGACTGGAAATTCATTAAAAAGTGCAAAAACAAATGAAGAGCTTGTAGAAAGAATGGAATATATCATGATAAATAGATGCAATGTTGAGATGGAAGAAAATCTGAAAGATATGACAAGCATTAAGGGTTTCAAAACTACCGAAGAACAATCAGGGAACAAAATATTGGAAAACTCTGACCAAAATGCAACTCTTCTGGATACTACAAATAGGGAAAACTCTGACCAAGATGCAACTCTTCTGGACACTACGAATGGAGTTTCTGAGACTGATAGAATGAGAATATGTCAAAATGAGAAGTGTTTGGAAAAGGAACTTTTGAGGACATTTTCagaaaacagtaaatatagtGAAGATCAAGTTGGAATGTCTCTGAATACCAAGAACAGTGCTGTTATTCAAGGTACAACCACTACAACAAATCTTGCTGCAGTAACAGTATTACAGAGTCTTGAAGGTGGAACAAACATTAAGAAAGGAAATACAGATAAATTGTGTGAGACTCAAGAATCGGAAGAAGTTGAAAGCGACAAAAATGTTTCAAGAACTTCATTAATAGATGTACAATTTTCATCCAAATTTAGTGAAGAAGGAGAAAGTTCTCAAAGTATTATAACCTCTGAAAAccgtactttaattcttaaacgGGACAAAACTGATGATGCAAAGGACATCCAGTTTGATACAACCAAGGAAATTTGGCTTCCAGCTAAAATATCTGATAATCTCACAGACAGCAGAAACTTTCTGGTTGAATCAACAATGAAGGAGCAGTCTTTGGATAATGCATCAGAAAACCTTGAACAGTCCTGGTCTGAAATATCTGAGGGTAATTTAAGTGACAGAACTGTTCTTACTACTGGAATAAAGGAACAAGAGTCTGTAGCTGAAATATCTCAAGGccttgaaaatgaaaaacattttcaaaatgctCCATTAGTACAAGAACAGTATGGAACTGAAATATGTGAATATACTGAAGATGTTAAAAATGTGCAAACACAGGAAAAATATTATGTGACACCAGAATTGGATGGTGTAGAGAATACAAGTGTTGAAATAACATCAAGCAACAGACAGTCTGTGAGTGGTATAAGAGAAACTTCTCAATACATTTGGACTTATCcaaatacacaaacaacactAAAACAGCTTGTACCAGAAGTATCAAGTTATCTTAAAGATGATAGAAATGTTGAAACTTCACCAAAGGAAAAACAGTTTGTGAAAATTCTGTCAGAAGACACTCAAAGTTACAAGTTTCAAAGCTCACTAACTGTGCAACAGTTAGAGATAGATGAGAGTATCACTAGTGCATCAACAGCAGAACAATCCATGATTGAAATGtcagaaaataataaagttgATGGAAGTATTGAAGTTGCTGAACCAACAGAAAAACAGTTtgtatatgatatatcagaaaatCTTGAATATGACAAGGTTGTTGGTAAAGCACCAACAAAAGAACAATCCATGATTGAAATGtcagaaaataataaagttgATGGAAGTGTTGAAGTTGCTGAACCAACAGAAAAACAGTTtgtatatgatatatcagaaaatCTTGAATATGATGAGATTGTCGGTAAAGCACCAACAAAAGAACAGTCCATGATTGAAATGTCAGAAGATAATAAAGTTGATGGAAGTATTGAAGTTGCTGAACCAACAGAAAAACAGTGtgtatatgatatatcagaaaatCTTGAATATGACAAGGTTGTTGGTAAAGCATCAACAAAAGAACAATCCATGATTGAAATGTCAGAAAATAATAAAGTGATGGATAGTGTTGAAGTTGTTGAACCAACAGAAAAACAGTTtgtatatgatatatcagaaaatCTTGAATATGATGAGATTGTCGGTAAAGCATCAACAGAAGAACAATCCATGATTGAAATGTCAGAAGATAATAAAGTTGATAGAAGTATTGAAGTTGCTGAACCAACAGAAAAACAGTCTGTAAATGATATATCAGAAAATCTTGAATATGATGAGATTGTCGGTAAAGCACCAACAAAAGAACAATCCATGATTGAAATGTCAGAAGATAATAAAGTTGATGGAAGTATTGAAGTTGCTGAACCAACAGAAACACAGTCTGTAAATCATATATCAGAAAATCTTGAATATGATGAGATTGTCAGTAGTGCATCAACAGAAGAACAATCCATGATTGAAATGTCAGAAGATAATAAAGTTGGAAGAAGTGTTGAAGTTACTGAACCAACAGAAAAACAGTCTGTAAATGATATATCAGAAAATCTTGAATATGATAAGATTGTCGGTAGTGCATCAACAGAAGAACAATCCATGATTGAAATGTCAGAAGATAATAAAGTGTGTATAAGTGTTGAAGTTACTGAACCAACAGAAAAACAGTCTGTAAATGATATGTCAGAAAATCTTGAATATGATGAGATTGTCAGTAGTGCATCAACAGAAGAACAATCCATGATTGAAATGTCAGAAGATAATAAAGTTGGAAGAAGTGTTGAAGTTACTGAACCAACGGAAGAACAGTCTGCAAATGATATGTCAGAAAATGTTGAAGATGATGAGATTGCCAATGATGCATCAGCAGAAGAACAATCGATGATTCAAATGTCAGAAGATAATGAAGTTGGAAGAAGTGTTGAAGTTACTGAACCAACAGAAAAACAGTCTGTAAATGATGTGTCAGAAAATCTTGAATATGATGAGATTGTTGGTAGTGCATCAACAGAAGAACAATCCATGATTGAAATGTCAGAAgataaaaatgtgtgtaaaagCATTGAATGTGCTGAACCAACAGAAAAACAGTCTGTAAATGATATATCAGAAAATCTTGAATATGATAACATTGTCAGTAGTGCATCAACAGCAGAACAATCCATGATTGAAATATCAGAAGATAATAAAGTGTGTAGAAGTGTTAAAATTGATGAACCAATGGAAAAACAGTCTGTGAGTGATGTATCACAAAGTATGGAATATGGCAGCAGTGTCAAAAGCTCACCAACAATTCAAGAACAGTTTGTAGCCGATGTATCTGAAAACATTGTTGTTGGGAAAAGTGTTCAAATTAcaccaataaaaacaaaacagtttgtgAATGATAAAGCATCAAATCTTGAATATTGCTGGAGTATTCAgagaacattaaaaacacaagatCAGTTCATGGGTGAAATATCAAAAGAGTCCTTCAATGACAAGTCtgttgaaattgaaataaaactaaaacattctgAACATGAAAAAAATGTTCAAGTCACAACAGAACCAGAAGAGGTCGACAATGGTGTTTGTGCTGCAAAAACAGTGAAAGTCCCAGAGAGTCTTGAAAATGTTGAAAGTgttcaaaatgttaaaatcatGCAACAGTTCcaaaaagaaacatcacaaaaTATTATCCAAAATACAAGATCTTCAAAAGACACCCCTGATTCTTCTAGTTCAGTTACAGAGAGCCAAGTTATACATTTAGTTGCTGATGATACACATGATGTTTCAGCTTCTGGAGAAGAATGTGTAAATGATTCTTCCTTTCTGTATAACACTTCAAGAAAAATCATTTCCAATAATTCAGAAAGTTTAACACCAAAGATAAAAAAAGCATTTCAGAAAATTATTCATTCTCCCACAAAATCTGTGGCATGTAGTTCAGAGACAGAGAAACATCAACAGGTGCAAGTGAATTTAACTTTGATGAAATcaaaaatttctaataaattgGTATTTGAATCTTTGTTGGAAGAAGCAtcattagaaaagaaacaattactAAAGCAAAAGGAAGAATATTCCTCTGGGAATAAAACAGGTGATAACCATGCTACTGTTTCTAAAGAACCTGATAATGCTAGAAACATCAGGGTAACCAACAAAGATGAAGTAATTCTTGGTGTACATACAGCCAGCCCAATAAGCAAGTCAAATAAAGAAACACAGTCTAAAGTTTTAAACATTCAAGAAGAAAGAAGATTACCATCTGATCATGGTTTACAGAAAGATAAATCTGTAGCAGATGATGTAAAAAAATCTGAAGGTTCAACtaataaatatgaaagaaaactaGGTTTATGGGAAAAAAAGCCTTTGTTAGGTGCAACAAGATTCAGACCAACcattataaatattgtagttcCTGAACAGAAAACTACCAGGAAAAATGTTGAGAAAAACCAGTCTGCAATTGAAACGAGACCATGGCATAATTTTCAAGAAAAGAAATGTCATAGTTATTTACAGACATATGACAGAAGAAACACTAAACAGAGGAATCTGACTCAAGATATTGAGAGAGGAAAAAGAcaacaaaaagaaattttaacaagaaataaaaaaccgAGAATCTTGGAAAGCAAAATAGTTGATAATGAGATGGAACCTGCAAAGAGGAGAAGCAGTTCAAGAATATTAGGTGCAGATCAAAATTATGCTGCCTCTTCTGAACCTAAACATTCTTCTGTCATAATCAGTGAGGAAGATGAACATGAAAAATCTGTTACCGTTCCTATTGTAGAAACGTTACAGGTAAGCAAAATAGTTTATAATGAGATGGAACCTGCAAAGAGGAGAAGTAGTTCAAGAATATTAGGTGCAGATCAAAATTATGCTGCCTCTTCTGAACCTAAACATTCTTCTGTCATAATCAGTGAGGAAGATGAACATGAAAAATCTGTTACCGTTCCTATTGTAGAAACGTTACAGGTAAGCAAAATAGTTTATAATGAGATGGAACCTGCAAAGAGGAGAAGTAGTTCAAGAATATTAGGTGCAGATCAAAATTATGCTGCCTCTTCTGAACCTAAACATTCTTCTGTCATAATCAGTGAGGAAGATGAACATGAAAAATCTGTTACCGTTCCTGTTGTAGAAACTTTACAGGTAAGCAAGGTTGTCACAAGAGAAAATTCAGTTTCTGAAACAAAAGCAGATTCATCAGTTATAACCcgtaataaaataaaaggtagACAACCTAAAttcaaagaaatctgtaattGTACCACTGATAAAACAAGTAATCCTAAAGAAGTATGTGTCACTGAAGAATTAAAAGCAGATGAAACGTGTAGTAGAGGAAAAGGAAATAAACGCAATTTGCCAAATACCCAGCAGTCTAGAGGTTTTTCTACTGTCAAAACTACAGATGAGAATACTAACAATGTTCCTGTAGGTGCTTTGACTCTCATCAAAAGACAGAGGTTAAGTGTGGATGGAATTAACAACAGGGTAGCAGTAAGTAAAGTTAAAACAAGATCAGCCAGCAGTAGTCcttgtaataaaagaaaagtgCTTGAAACTCTGGATGGCAAAGCTAAGAGACATCTCACTGTATCAAGACCTTTACGTGTAAGACCTGTACAAAGTAGTCAAGTTAAAGAACCTCGTGCTATCCATAAAATAGGTACAAGGAATTCTAAGCTTGAAGATAAAGaagaaaaacttgaaaatttGTTCAGATTAAATGAAACGCAGAAGACGATCCCTTTGAGATCCAGGTTAAGCCAAAAAGAAGCTGAACAAGAAGCACCTGAATTAGGGACAAATGACCAGGTGAAACCTGTACTCTTGAGGTCACAAAGgcttaaagagaaaaaaacaaagcaaaaaagaATGACAGAAGAAACTGTCCAACAagctaaaaaagaaaaacattttcaaaagaaaaaagacCGAGATAGTAAAGAAGAGATAAATAACCTGAAGAAGAGAACAAAAACTGAATtaggaaatgaagaaaaaaaagttgCACCTGAAAATGCATTTATTTCTGATACTTTAAAAGATGAAAGAAATGATGTTAGTGAAATTACAGTTAGTTCTGATTTAGTGACATCTTCGAAGGACTTCCAACAAGATTTAGTTGTAGATATTGATAACAAATCAGAATCTAAGACAAGATGCAGAAGAAGACCAAATTTTCTTTCTCGAGAAGGTATTACAAAGAAGAATAGTCCACATGTTAAAAGAATTATTTCTTCAACTCTTAAGAGACCAAATAGTTCATCAGAAACACAGATTCATCAAAGGTCATTGTCAGTTGGCCAGTGTAcatatgaaatatatgataaattttcTGAAAGTGAAAGGCAACATAAAAGAGCCAAAACTGAACCTCTTGGTGATATAAAGGAAATTTCAGGATTAATAGGAAAAACTACTCTAAGGCAGCCAAAAAATTGGGATTTACGAATCAGGTGTCAGAGATCTCCAGATAAAGTCACTTCAACAGCCTCACTTTGCTGCTTCCAATGTGGATTTGTTACATCTCGAATAGAGAACCTCATCTATCATCACAAAGAGCAATGTCCAAAGGCTGTTGGAAACAATCCATGGGACCTCGGTCAGGAAGCTGTCCGAACAAAGCTTCAAGATCGGTTCGGAGCAAGCAGATTAGATAGTCAAAAGGGTCCTTCAGGAAACAAGTTGGACACCTCCTCACATGTTGCTACCTTTACCAAGAAATCAAAATTGCCAAATGTAAAGGATGCTAAAAGTTCTGTAGATGAAGATAGAAGTTTACTAACAAAACAGGGGCCAAGAGAAAGCTATTCTACCAGATCATTTAACAAGAGAAAAGAAGAAATATGTAAAGAagtaactataaaaaacaaagtagACAAAAAGGTCGGACAGAATAGGTCAGAAGATCGAACTAACAC CGATGAAGATTTACTTTTGTCAGGAAGTGATGATGATGATGGTGGTGATGTGAATTCATCCATTAAAAATG CCTTTGGATTTGATAAAGACGATGTTGTGTGGGTTGTCTTGAAAGACTTATGGTGGCCGGCTGTG GTACACAAAGTCGACCCTAAGTTGAAAAAGGTATCTGTGAAGTTCATTGGAAATCCTGAAGGGAAGAAAGG GTCCAAAACTGATATTTCAATGGTGGTGACATTTAATGATGCGAAGATGAATAAAAAGTTCCTG AGTCTTCCTACATCCTCAGAAGAATCTGTGAACCTGGTTAAGGCTGTGCAAAAAGCTGAGGACTTCCTTAGAAAACGATGTTTAGGAATAAAAGTTAATGCAGCCCAGTTTTTTGGGTTTATGGACAGAG ATTTCTTTGACTCCTTGTCAGAATCTGAAAGTGATTCTTGCAATTTACTTGAAGCAGAAGTCGTAAAAAGACAAAGAAAGTTTTCCGAAAGTTCGTCTTTCCTCATTGAAGACCCAACTACAGGGCTGACAAACACCCAAATCTCTGAAGACATTGAAGTTTCCTCTTCAAA aagaGAGAAGAAAGAAGAAGTTATTAAACTGCTGAGGTGTATAAAGAGTGGGAGAGTGGAG AATCATCTTCTTGGGGTTTATAGTGGTTCTATAGCCAGTCAGCGTCATACCAACTTTCATAGTGAAGTACCTTCTGAAAGAAACCAGCTCCAACATTCTTCATGGTTTAGTCCTTTTGAAGAAGAAGATCAA CAAGAAGAGATCTATGACTACTGCTTACAACTGTTTAAGTCCAACTTTGATCCGGTCAGTTCTTTCGATACAGTGGCTTATATGTTTGAAGTATGGATTCCTGAG